A stretch of Flexivirga aerilata DNA encodes these proteins:
- a CDS encoding phage holin family protein: MAQTTKGTERTLGQLVADASTDLQAIVKDEIALAKVEIKADVSKGGKGAGLLAAAGLLALYMLGFLLLTLAWGLHAAGLSIWLGMLITAGVLLVIVLILALLGISALKKIKGKPERTIAGAQQTVAALKPPKA; the protein is encoded by the coding sequence ATGGCCCAGACCACCAAGGGCACGGAGCGCACTCTCGGCCAGCTCGTCGCCGACGCCTCCACCGATCTGCAGGCGATCGTCAAGGACGAGATCGCCCTGGCCAAGGTGGAGATCAAGGCCGACGTCTCCAAGGGCGGCAAGGGCGCGGGCCTGCTCGCCGCGGCCGGACTGCTGGCGCTCTACATGCTCGGCTTCCTCCTGCTGACCCTCGCATGGGGTCTGCACGCCGCCGGTCTGTCGATCTGGCTGGGAATGCTGATCACCGCGGGCGTGCTGCTGGTGATCGTGCTGATCCTGGCGCTGCTCGGCATCAGTGCCCTGAAGAAGATCAAGGGCAAGCCGGAGCGCACGATCGCGGGCGCGCAGCAGACCGTGGCGGCGCTGAAGCCGCCGAAGGCGTGA
- the acs gene encoding acetate--CoA ligase → MPDAPSEETLAALSHEDREFPPDPAFAAQANGTKELFAEADADRDAFWAQQARDRITWSKDFEQVLDWSEAPFAKWFVGGELNAAYNCLDRHVEAGNGDRVALHFIGEPDGDTKDFTYAEALDQVKRAANVLTDLGVEKGDRVAIYLPMIPEAVFAMLACARIGAPHSVVFGGFSADALRSRIADAEAKVVITADGGYRRGKPSALKPAVDEAVSGGTSVNKVLVVRRTGQDTAWNDDLDLWWHEALEAASAEHEAVPVDSEHPLFLLYTSGTTGKPKGILHTTGGYLTQAAYTNSVVHDVHPETDVYWCTADVGWVTGHTYIVYGPMANGATQVLYEGTPDTPHQGRWWEIVQDKKVSVLYTAPTAIRTFMKWGKETPAKYDLSSLRVLGSVGEPINPEAWVWYREIIGGGKTPIVDTWWQTETGAIMVSALPGVTTLKPGSAQAAIPGISVDVVDEQGNSVENGKGGYLIIDKPWPSMLRGIWGDPERFKETYWSRYPGVYFAGDGAKRDEQGNIWVLGRVDDVMNVSGHRLSTTEIESALVSHPKVAEAAVVGATDATTGQAVVGFVILRGDAAAEAEQDGDALVANLRNHVAKEIGPIAKPRQIMVVSELPKTRSGKIMRRLLRDVAENREVGDVSTLADSSVMDLIKTGMSDSGTDSTSTDSTSGSTSKG, encoded by the coding sequence GTGCCCGACGCTCCGAGCGAGGAGACCCTGGCCGCCCTGTCCCACGAAGACCGTGAGTTCCCGCCGGACCCGGCGTTCGCGGCCCAGGCCAACGGCACGAAGGAGCTGTTCGCCGAGGCCGACGCCGACCGGGACGCGTTCTGGGCGCAGCAGGCGCGCGACCGCATCACCTGGAGCAAGGACTTCGAGCAGGTGCTCGACTGGTCGGAGGCGCCCTTCGCCAAGTGGTTCGTCGGCGGCGAGCTCAATGCGGCATACAACTGCCTGGACCGGCACGTCGAGGCCGGCAACGGCGACCGCGTCGCGCTGCACTTCATCGGCGAGCCCGACGGCGACACCAAGGACTTCACGTATGCCGAGGCGCTCGACCAGGTCAAGCGCGCCGCCAACGTGCTCACCGACCTCGGCGTGGAGAAGGGCGACCGCGTCGCGATCTACCTGCCGATGATCCCCGAGGCGGTCTTCGCCATGCTCGCCTGCGCCCGCATCGGTGCGCCGCATTCGGTTGTCTTCGGCGGCTTTTCGGCCGACGCGCTGCGCTCGCGCATCGCCGACGCGGAGGCCAAGGTCGTCATCACCGCCGACGGCGGCTACCGCCGGGGCAAGCCGTCGGCGCTGAAACCCGCTGTGGACGAAGCAGTTTCGGGTGGCACCTCGGTCAACAAGGTGCTCGTCGTGCGACGCACCGGCCAGGACACCGCCTGGAACGACGACCTCGACCTGTGGTGGCACGAGGCGCTCGAGGCGGCGAGCGCCGAACACGAAGCAGTGCCAGTGGATTCCGAGCACCCGCTCTTCCTGCTCTACACCTCCGGCACGACGGGCAAGCCCAAGGGCATCCTGCACACGACCGGTGGCTACCTGACGCAGGCCGCCTACACCAACTCGGTGGTGCACGACGTGCACCCGGAGACCGACGTCTACTGGTGCACCGCCGACGTCGGCTGGGTCACCGGGCACACCTACATCGTCTACGGCCCGATGGCCAACGGCGCGACGCAGGTGCTCTACGAGGGCACCCCGGACACCCCGCACCAGGGCCGCTGGTGGGAGATCGTGCAGGACAAGAAGGTCTCGGTGCTCTACACCGCACCGACCGCGATCCGCACCTTCATGAAGTGGGGCAAGGAGACTCCCGCGAAGTACGACCTGTCGTCGCTGCGCGTGCTCGGGTCGGTCGGAGAGCCGATCAACCCCGAGGCGTGGGTCTGGTATCGCGAGATCATCGGCGGGGGCAAGACGCCGATCGTCGACACCTGGTGGCAGACCGAGACCGGCGCGATCATGGTGAGCGCGCTGCCCGGCGTCACCACCCTCAAGCCGGGTTCGGCGCAGGCCGCGATCCCCGGCATCAGCGTGGATGTCGTTGACGAGCAAGGCAATTCGGTCGAGAACGGCAAGGGTGGCTACCTCATCATCGACAAGCCGTGGCCGTCGATGCTGCGCGGCATCTGGGGCGACCCGGAGCGCTTCAAGGAGACCTACTGGTCGCGCTACCCCGGTGTCTACTTCGCCGGCGACGGAGCCAAGCGCGACGAGCAGGGCAACATCTGGGTGCTCGGCCGGGTCGACGACGTCATGAACGTCTCCGGCCACCGGCTGTCCACCACCGAGATCGAGTCGGCGCTGGTGTCCCACCCGAAGGTCGCCGAGGCGGCCGTCGTGGGTGCCACCGACGCGACCACCGGTCAGGCCGTCGTCGGCTTCGTCATCCTGCGCGGTGACGCGGCCGCAGAGGCCGAACAGGACGGTGACGCCCTGGTGGCCAACCTACGCAACCACGTCGCCAAGGAGATCGGCCCGATCGCCAAGCCCCGGCAGATCATGGTCGTCTCCGAGCTGCCGAAGACGCGGTCCGGCAAGATCATGCGCCGCCTGCTGCGCGACGTCGCCGAGAACCGCGAGGTGGGCGACGTGAGCACCCTCGCCGACTCCTCGGTGATGGACCTGATCAAGACCGGCATGTCCGACTCGGGCACCGACTCGACCAGCACCGACTCGACCAGCGGTTCGACCAGTAAGGGCTGA
- the nth gene encoding endonuclease III: MYRVLHEQYPYAHCELDFRTPLELLVATILSAQTTDVGVNKVTPTLFARYPDAAAYAGADRAELEELIRPTGFFRAKAGSLINLGQALVERFGGEVPPRLKDLVTLPGVGRKTAFVVLGNAFGQPGLTVDTHFGRLVRRMGWTTEEDPVKVEKAIGAMFPRKDWTMLSHVVIFHGRRMCHAKRPACGVCPVARWCPSYGIGETDPDKARTLLKYELAPGAERPPGTPEPVAVA, from the coding sequence ATGTACCGCGTGCTGCACGAGCAGTACCCGTACGCGCACTGCGAGCTCGACTTCCGCACGCCGCTCGAGCTGCTGGTGGCGACCATCCTGTCCGCGCAGACCACCGACGTCGGCGTCAACAAGGTGACCCCCACGCTGTTCGCGCGCTACCCGGACGCCGCGGCATACGCGGGAGCCGACCGTGCCGAGCTGGAGGAGCTGATCCGCCCGACCGGCTTCTTCCGGGCCAAGGCGGGCTCGCTGATCAACCTCGGCCAGGCCCTCGTCGAGCGCTTCGGCGGCGAGGTCCCGCCCCGGCTGAAGGACCTGGTCACGCTGCCCGGCGTCGGCCGCAAGACCGCGTTCGTGGTGCTCGGCAACGCGTTCGGGCAACCCGGCCTCACCGTCGACACTCACTTCGGCCGGCTGGTGCGCCGCATGGGCTGGACCACCGAGGAGGACCCGGTCAAGGTCGAGAAAGCGATCGGCGCGATGTTCCCGCGCAAGGACTGGACAATGCTCAGCCACGTGGTGATCTTCCACGGCCGGCGCATGTGCCACGCCAAGCGCCCGGCGTGCGGCGTGTGCCCGGTTGCGCGCTGGTGCCCGTCATACGGCATCGGCGAGACCGACCCGGACAAGGCGCGCACGTTGCTGAAATACGAGCTCGCCCCCGGCGCCGAGCGTCCGCCCGGCACCCCCGAGCCCGTCGCCGTCGCATGA
- a CDS encoding NUDIX hydrolase: MPDWLPGLTARAHAAPMVPGLPEAQGRQSAVLMLFGPHAGGGQDLVFTERAATLRKHAGQVSFPGGGVDPTDADAAATALREAHEEIGLDATGVEVVGDLPVLPLSVTGFRVTPIAAWWAVPGPIGVVDTAEVARVARVPVADLVDPANRFTTVVPGRSFDAPGFDVDGFYIWGFTAILLDATLRLAGLERPWDRADRRPVPLRYFSS; this comes from the coding sequence ATGCCCGACTGGCTGCCCGGGCTGACGGCGCGGGCGCACGCGGCACCGATGGTGCCCGGTCTGCCCGAGGCGCAGGGCCGGCAGTCCGCGGTGCTCATGCTCTTCGGCCCGCACGCCGGCGGCGGCCAGGACCTGGTGTTCACCGAGCGCGCCGCGACGTTGCGCAAACACGCCGGCCAGGTGTCGTTCCCCGGGGGCGGCGTCGACCCGACCGACGCCGACGCGGCCGCGACCGCACTGCGCGAGGCGCACGAGGAGATCGGCCTCGACGCGACCGGCGTCGAGGTCGTCGGTGACCTGCCGGTGCTGCCGCTCAGCGTGACCGGCTTCCGGGTCACCCCGATCGCGGCCTGGTGGGCGGTGCCCGGCCCGATCGGCGTCGTCGACACCGCCGAGGTCGCGCGGGTGGCGCGGGTGCCGGTCGCCGACCTGGTCGACCCGGCCAACCGGTTCACGACCGTGGTCCCGGGCCGGTCGTTCGACGCGCCCGGCTTCGACGTCGACGGCTTCTACATCTGGGGGTTCACCGCGATCCTGCTCGACGCCACGCTCCGGCTGGCCGGACTGGAGCGCCCCTGGGACCGCGCCGACCGCCGGCCGGTGCCGCTGCGCTACTTCTCCAGCTGA
- the nhaA gene encoding Na+/H+ antiporter NhaA codes for MTLPGAPRIFTRGDWPEAKRVASLLRHETVGGALLLLAAVAALIWANSPWRDGYGDLAKTTIGPPFLHLDMTFAHWASDGLLVVFFFLAGLELKHEFAHGELRDPAKAAVPVVAAICGVALPAAVFAAYQLFGDGNLKGWAIPTATDIAFALAVLAVIGTHLPAALRSFLLTLAVVDDLIAITIIALFYSSSINVLWLAGAVIPLAAFGLLMRRGINHWWLLVPLAFLAWLCVLNSGVHATIAGVILGMLVPVTARAGEEESVGDRVDHRVRPLSAGFCVPVFAFFSAGVTVVGGGFGDAVSDPVTIGIVLGLVLGKAVGVFGGTFLTAKFTRARLDDDLEWADVFGLSLLAGIGFTVSLLIGELAFGSGSVTDEHVKLGVLSGSLLAAVLAAIVLRARNATYRRIHEFESRDDDGDGVPDCYQVEQPASSR; via the coding sequence ATGACCTTGCCCGGAGCACCCCGCATCTTCACCCGCGGCGACTGGCCCGAGGCCAAACGCGTTGCCTCCCTGCTGCGCCACGAGACCGTCGGCGGCGCCCTGCTGCTGCTCGCCGCGGTCGCCGCGCTCATCTGGGCCAACAGCCCGTGGCGGGACGGCTACGGCGACCTGGCAAAGACCACGATCGGCCCGCCGTTCCTGCACCTGGACATGACCTTCGCGCACTGGGCGTCGGACGGCCTGCTGGTCGTCTTCTTCTTCCTGGCCGGGCTCGAGCTCAAGCACGAGTTCGCGCACGGCGAGTTGCGCGATCCGGCCAAAGCGGCCGTCCCCGTCGTCGCCGCGATCTGTGGCGTCGCGCTGCCCGCGGCGGTGTTCGCCGCCTACCAGCTCTTCGGCGACGGCAACCTCAAGGGTTGGGCCATCCCGACCGCGACCGACATCGCGTTCGCGCTCGCCGTCCTTGCGGTGATCGGCACCCATTTGCCGGCGGCGCTGCGGTCCTTCCTGCTGACGCTCGCGGTCGTCGACGACCTCATCGCGATCACGATCATCGCGCTGTTCTACTCGTCCTCGATCAACGTGCTGTGGCTGGCCGGCGCCGTCATACCGCTGGCCGCGTTCGGGCTGCTCATGCGTCGCGGGATCAACCACTGGTGGCTGCTCGTGCCGCTGGCGTTCCTTGCCTGGCTGTGCGTGCTCAACTCCGGCGTCCACGCCACGATCGCCGGCGTCATCCTCGGCATGCTCGTGCCGGTGACGGCGCGCGCGGGTGAGGAGGAGTCGGTCGGCGACCGGGTCGACCACCGGGTGCGGCCGCTGTCGGCGGGGTTCTGCGTGCCGGTCTTCGCCTTCTTCAGCGCGGGCGTCACCGTGGTCGGCGGCGGTTTCGGCGACGCGGTCTCCGACCCGGTCACGATCGGCATCGTGCTCGGACTGGTGCTCGGCAAGGCGGTCGGCGTCTTCGGCGGCACCTTCCTGACCGCGAAGTTCACCCGGGCGCGGCTCGACGACGACCTCGAATGGGCCGACGTCTTCGGCCTCAGCCTGCTCGCCGGCATCGGTTTCACCGTGTCGCTGCTCATCGGCGAACTCGCCTTCGGCAGCGGCTCGGTGACCGACGAGCACGTCAAGCTCGGCGTGCTGAGCGGGTCACTGCTCGCGGCCGTCCTCGCCGCGATCGTGCTGCGCGCCCGCAACGCGACCTACCGGCGGATCCACGAGTTCGAGTCCCGCGACGACGACGGCGACGGGGTGCCGGACTGCTACCAGGTTGAGCAGCCCGCGAGCAGTCGCTGA